The following proteins come from a genomic window of bacterium:
- a CDS encoding DNA polymerase Y family protein yields the protein MARVLCVWFPDWLLRRSDGPSDRAAFVVGTRDGRPLVAAANDRATEAGIEVGMTRRSAEALCPSALVLARDPAAEATRFEPILYAIEDLIPRVEVVEPGWVFVPIDGAVRYYGGERALVDRIAATLEPLAPGGRFGVANGPFAAYWAARSGHPTLIVKDEKEFLSGLDISALEIDELVATFRWLGVTTLGELAALPRHAVASRFGTRGLEAHRLAGGEDRRVLPRRIPDDLTVEAIFEEPLMLVEQVGFMARRLAGNLLALLDRHRIALHQVEVEAEAADGVTRSRVWRSAEPFDTRALAERVWWQLRAWIETGGITDGLTRLKLSPTGLSDEGYQPDLFEQREVRIETERALERTRTILGPDSVLRARPQGGRDPAERVQWARWGEDFAEPTRSPASPWPGKVPAPSPSLVPSRPRRLEVEWDAEVPTRVRLSTRWEPVLAWAGPWRRLGEWWAEEEPSALYQIVTSAGAVLCRVTGGQAFTVGVYD from the coding sequence ATGGCGCGCGTCCTGTGCGTGTGGTTTCCCGATTGGTTACTCCGCAGATCGGACGGTCCGTCGGATAGGGCGGCCTTCGTTGTGGGGACCCGGGACGGCCGTCCCCTGGTGGCGGCCGCCAATGATCGGGCGACAGAAGCGGGAATCGAGGTGGGCATGACCCGCCGATCGGCCGAGGCGCTCTGCCCTTCGGCCCTGGTCCTGGCGCGCGACCCCGCCGCCGAAGCCACCCGTTTCGAGCCGATCCTCTACGCCATCGAGGATCTGATACCCAGGGTGGAGGTGGTCGAGCCGGGCTGGGTGTTCGTCCCTATCGACGGGGCGGTCCGCTATTACGGCGGCGAGCGCGCCCTGGTGGACCGGATAGCCGCAACATTGGAGCCCTTGGCGCCCGGAGGGCGTTTCGGAGTGGCTAACGGTCCGTTCGCCGCCTACTGGGCAGCCCGATCTGGCCACCCGACGCTGATCGTGAAGGACGAGAAGGAATTCCTGTCCGGCCTGGACATCTCCGCTCTGGAGATCGACGAGTTGGTCGCCACGTTCCGCTGGCTGGGGGTGACCACCCTGGGTGAACTGGCGGCCCTGCCCCGCCATGCGGTGGCCTCCCGATTCGGCACCCGAGGCTTGGAGGCCCATCGTCTGGCCGGCGGCGAGGATCGGAGGGTCCTGCCGCGCCGCATCCCAGACGATCTGACCGTAGAGGCCATTTTCGAAGAACCTCTGATGCTGGTCGAGCAGGTGGGTTTCATGGCCCGCCGCCTGGCCGGGAACCTCCTGGCCCTGCTGGATCGGCACCGGATCGCCCTCCACCAGGTGGAGGTGGAAGCCGAGGCTGCCGACGGGGTAACACGGTCACGGGTGTGGCGCAGTGCCGAACCGTTTGATACCCGGGCGCTGGCCGAACGGGTGTGGTGGCAACTCCGGGCCTGGATCGAGACGGGAGGGATCACGGACGGGCTGACCCGTCTGAAACTGTCACCCACCGGCCTGTCCGACGAGGGCTACCAGCCGGACCTGTTCGAGCAAAGGGAGGTCCGGATCGAAACCGAACGAGCGCTGGAGCGGACCCGGACCATCCTGGGTCCCGACTCGGTTCTCCGGGCCCGCCCCCAGGGTGGAAGGGACCCGGCAGAGCGGGTGCAGTGGGCCCGATGGGGTGAGGATTTTGCCGAGCCGACCCGTTCTCCCGCCTCACCTTGGCCCGGAAAGGTTCCGGCGCCCTCCCCCAGCCTGGTTCCATCCCGTCCCCGGCGGCTGGAGGTGGAATGGGACGCCGAGGTCCCCACTCGGGTGCGCCTCTCCACCCGATGGGAGCCGGTGCTGGCCTGGGCGGGTCCGTGGCGGAGGCTGGGCGAGTGGTGGGCCGAGGAGGAACCGAGTGCTCTGTACCAGATCGTCACCTCGGCAGGGGCGGTGCTGTGCCGGGTAACCGGCGGTCAAGCCTTCACGGTGGGCGTCTATGACTGA